Proteins from a genomic interval of Debaryomyces hansenii CBS767 chromosome E complete sequence:
- a CDS encoding DEHA2E06952p (similar to uniprot|Q873I9 Neurospora crassa B9B11 Related to pirin) — protein MNTNFFKWVLVLFFLSSYFTIGFQISEKQMSLRTVRTILAAFEQAEGVGAKVRRSIGTMNMRKFNPFLMLDDFSVSAPAGFPEHPHLGQETITLILKGAVAHEDFTGSKGVLYPGDLQFMTAGKGVVHSEMPVPQPDGSPTVGMQLWVDLPESLKECKPRYRDLKSYEIPEAVEQDGKLRIKVISGKAYGVESLKDLAYTPVQYYYYTMKPGATFKQEMPKDFNFFLYVREGNTLVVNGDTKVEKHHNCFFNMDGDGITGENPASSTEDVEFVLVGGKTLNQEVFQYGPFVATSEHRIQQAFSDYRSARNGFDNLRTWDSLISGGVTDDMVCGELKGSLDDREKERLAYLHNKESKKDEL, from the coding sequence ATGAACACAAACTTCTTCAAGTGGGTTttagttttattttttttatccAGTTATTTTACTATAGGATTTCAAATATCAGAGAAACAAATGTCGCTTAGAACAGTTAGAACAATACTTGCAGCTTTTGAACAAGCGGAAGGAGTCGGTGCCAAGGTTCGTCGTTCCATTGGTACTATGAACATGAGGAAATTCAATCCATTTTTGATGCTTGATGATTTCTCGGTTAGCGCTCCTGCTGGGTTCCCAGAACACCCCCATTTAGGTCAGGAAACGATTACGTTGATTCTTAAGGGTGCAGTTGCTCACGAAGATTTCACTGGATCGAAGGGTGTCTTATATCCGGGAGATTTACAATTCATGACCGCCGGAAAGGGTGTTGTTCATTCAGAAATGCCAGTCCCACAACCAGACGGATCGCCAACGGTAGGCATGCAATTGTGGGTTGATTTACCAGAGTCGTTAAAGGAATGCAAGCCTCGTTACAGAGACTTGAAGAGTTACGAAATTCCAGAAGCCGTTGAACAGGATGGAAAATTACGTATTAAGGTTATTTCAGGTAAGGCTTATGGTGTGGAATCGTTGAAGGACTTGGCATACACCCCAGTTCAGTATTACTATTACACCATGAAGCCTGGAGCTACTTTCAAGCAAGAAATGCCTAAGgatttcaactttttcttATACGTTAGAGAAGGTAACACCTTAGTTGTCAATGGAGACACTAAGGTTGAAAAACACCACAACTGTTTCTTCAACATGGATGGTGATGGAATTACCGGTGAAAACCCAGCATCTTCTACTGAGGACGTTGAGTTTGTTTTGGTCGGTGGAAAAACCTTAAACCAAGAAGTTTTCCAATACGGTCCATTCGTAGCAACTTCCGAACACAGAATACAGCAGGCCTTCTCCGATTACAGATCTGCTCGTAATGGCTTTGACAACTTAAGAACTTGGGATTCGTTAATTAGCGGTGGTGTAACCGATGACATGGTGTGTGGTGAATTGAAGGGTAGTCTTGATGATagagaaaaagaaagattagCTTACCTTCATAATAAGGAATCAAAAAAGGATGaactttga
- a CDS encoding DEHA2E06886p (weakly similar to CA1872|IPF6700 Candida albicans IPF6700) yields MVNVTPSSWNAPKNNNRQHKMIKEENTNLPSPSKSLQGTQIPRDSINSSESIHSIKVEYESISDVLVENKGIARTENIKTKSGGIGSFLKPKFLKSRSSLNSSGSNENIVRSEPNFTTKQRQSTIEDFADTSSEEQNSKQYVYDAESINSILEEYGTRNSLNLSPTKKNDFIFKEEFNDSWESNRSILSSMNRSNSARNSGANTPVILSNAPQARRNNRTSVIERTLGNRLSQSSSGSSSLPGAFYDCSKGSNGTNSDSSGSSKFKIYTDKQNEGQTDNRRKVDRRNIISTSSNVDVFNRSSFSNLTTISNIDFNMTDDNKYPASKSTNANAHRQSKRQSDNRFLFDVSNNILEAEFDENADSNISERVLQPKDRTSIFSDRFPNTSSINMDETAIKNTTRDITRSSMSTNELLYKLETFYNTDNDNNTQESIPNSQTRSKEINKNFYDLTAGIDSKTNLPVMLYKVQDKQYLERNNRWSIDDKLQKDIRSNRSPVSSQQNRSPNVIPKSFAGSSMSILEPSKSRLGQYASKASISSSGQGVSLNSDASQIYGSKKHSHNNLHEKSPPLIFNPSASPDTQSHGSITSLTANNYLHDTLSKNNSHEHMLNNSPTTNYNAIDSSYDDLEKNLKPILDQVPHNTHSWPLFILIMIIGLVVPPIYILLAVGFFDNNNTSNSQYNLHSTYLVVNPNQNKRFSKTQKLVSFFIGLLWLCIILAMIGVGLGVGLTRES; encoded by the coding sequence ATGGTGAACGTAACACCTAGTTCCTGGAATGCCCCAAAAAATAACAATCGACAGCATAAGAtgataaaagaagaaaacacAAATCTTCCGTCTccatcaaaatcattacaAGGTACTCAAATACCTCGggattcaataaattccTCAGAGAGCATCCATAGCATTAAGGTAGAATACGAATCCATATCAGATGTACTTGTGGAAAATAAGGGGATAGCAAGAacagaaaatataaaaacaaaaagTGGAGGAATAGGTAGCTTTTTAAAACCCAAATTTTTAAAGTCAAGGTCATCTCTTAATTCCAGCGGAAGTAATGAGAATATCGTACGATCCGAACCCAATTTTACAACAAAACAAAGACAATCAACTATTGAAGATTTCGCAGATACGTCGTCAGAAGAACAGAATTCCAAACAGTATGTTTATGATGCggaatcaattaattctattttAGAGGAGTATGGAACGAGGAATTCGTTAAACCTTAGTCCTACGAAGAAAAACGATTTCATATTCAAAGAGGAATTCAATGATTCATGGGAACTGAATAGATCGATATTATCCAGTATGAATAGAAGTAATTCGGCAAGAAATAGTGGTGCGAATACCCCAGTAATATTATCGAACGCTCCTCAAGCTAGAAGAAATAACAGGACTTCTGTTATTGAACGCACTCTAGGCAATCGTTTAAGTCAAAGCAGTTCCGGAAGTTCATCATTGCCAGGTGCATTCTATGATTGTTCAAAAGGCAGTAACGGCACGAATAGTGATAGTTCAGGATCATCCAAATTTAAGATATACACtgataaacaaaatgaagGCCAAACAGATAATAGGAGAAAGGTTGATAGGCgaaatattattagtaCATCCTCAAATGTAGATGTATTCAATAGAAGCTCATTTTCTAATCTAACAACCATAtctaatattgattttaacATGactgatgataataaatacCCTGCATCCAAATCGACTAATGCTAATGCTCATAGACAAAGCAAACGACAAAGTGATAACCGTTTTCTTTTTGACGTCTCTAATAACATACTAGAAGCAGAATTCGATGAAAACGCTGACTCAAACATCCTGGAGAGAGTACTTCAACCTAAAGATAGAACAAGTATTTTCTCTGATAGATTTCCAAACACTAGTCTGATCAACATGGATGAAACAGCTATTAAGAACACTACAAGAGACATAACGAGGTCGTCTATGTCTACAAATGAATTACTTTATAAATTAGAAACATTTTACAATACcgataatgataataataccCAGGAATCGATACCCAATTCACAAACTCGTTCAAAAGAgataaacaagaatttttaCGATCTAACGGCTGGCATTGATTCTAAAACAAATCTTCCAGTAATGCTTTACAAAGTACAGGACAAGCAGTATCTCGAAAGAAATAACAGATGGTCTATAGATGACAAACTACAGAAGGACATACGTTCAAATAGATCTCCAGTTTCAAGTCAGCAGAACAGAAGTCCTAACGTTATTCCAAAATCTTTCGCAGGATCTAGCATGTCAATCCTTGAACCATCAAAATCACGCCTCGGACAGTATGCTTCTAAAGCTAGCATATCACTGTCCGGACAAGGCGTATCATTGAATAGCGACGCATCCCAAATCTATGGCTCAAAGAAGCATTCTCATAATAACTTGCATGAAAAAAGTCCACCACTCATATTTAACCCATCGGCAAGTCCAGATACCCAATCTCATGGTTCCATAACGCTGCTTACCGCAAACAATTACCTACACGATACCttatcaaagaataatTCACATGAACATATGCTCAATAACTCCCCCACTACTAATTACAATGCAATTGACTCTTCATACGACGATCTTGAGAAAAATCTCAAGCCAATTCTCGACCAAGTTCCGCACAATACTCACTCCTGGCCTCTTTTCATATTGATTATGATAATCGGCTTGGTTGTGCCcccaatatatatattacttGCCGTTGGCTTCTTtgataacaataataccaGCAACAGTCAATACAATCTACACCTGACATATCTTGTGGTTAATCcaaatcaaaacaaaagaTTTTCGAAAACTCAGAAGTTAGTCAGTTTCTTCATCGGTTTACTATGGCTATGTATTATATTGGCTATGATAGGAGTAGGTCTTGGGGTAGGTCTTACCCGTGAAAGTTAG
- a CDS encoding DEHA2E06930p (similar to CA2892|IPF6688 Candida albicans IPF6688), with translation MDASSEQVEYLSSILLKHNTPVTYHTLARELKIHQNNAKNVLHEFYAANGDKISASFIITGKSESGTLIKLCKDESSLESDIKLFEDIHSIHVYSLQTKESHMGNENIVLEELKYKVDHMNNDEYYSLGMIRGPGLVVVDAKSVPAKAPNTTVKSDAAPADSTNETSNKPPKSAGLTSGYVSRKANNDNRSSDRSKTDSITNYTSRKSEAANKPSKRSSTAPTSGYQYKSRKLEKQQPKERVVISNEGEQDHVEEELPEKRENKKNISDLNNLFIDDFSDESDKEANNDEKEEPVIINENEPESKEPISKETESKTPEVTSKKTPTPTTRTEIKTEPDAVDGDGYLTSFKSNNPVKNKHDKKKTQSSLMNFFKPK, from the coding sequence ATGGATGCTTCATCTGAACAAGTGGAATACTTGTCAtcgatattattgaagcaCAATACACCAGTGACATATCATACTTTAGCAAgggaattgaaaattcatcaaaataatgcAAAGAATGTCCTACATGAGTTTTACGCAGCGAATGGAGACAAGATACTGGCATCATTTATAATTACAGGAAAAAGTGAAAGTGGTACCCTTATTAAGCTATGCAAAGATGAAAGTTCGTTGGAGCTGGATATAAAGTTATTTGAGGATATTCATAGTATTCACGTTTATAGCTTGCAGACCAAAGAATCGCATATGGGCAATGAGAATATTGTTTTAGAAGAGTTAAAGTATAAGGTCGACCATATGAACAATGACGAGTATTACAGCCTCGGTATGATAAGAGGACCTGGTTTGGTTGTTGTGGATGCAAAGCTGGTACCAGCTAAAGCACCAAATACTACCGTAAAGAGTGATGCCGCACCGGCTGACTCTACTAACGAGACATCCAATAAACCTCCTAAAAGCGCTGGTTTGACATCTGGCTATGTTTCACGTAAAGCCAATAATGACAATAGATCGTCTGATAGATCTAAAACAGATTCGATAACAAATTACACCTCACGTAAATCTGAGGCCGCTAATAAGCCATCGAAGAGATCACTGACGGCACCTACTTCTGGATACCAATACAAATCTAGAAAATTGGAAAAGCAACAACCAAAGGAAAGAGTGGTCATTTCTAATGAAGGTGAGCAGGACCACGTTGAAGAAGAGCTCCCGGAAAAACGtgaaaataagaagaatatATCTGACCtcaataatttgtttattGATGACTTCAGTGATGAGAGTGATAAAGAGGCTAACAACGATGAGAAGGAAGAGCcagttattattaatgaaaatgagCCTGAATCGAAAGAACCTATATCGAAAGAGACTGAATCAAAGACACCTGAAGTCACTTCAAAAAAGACTCCAACTCCAACAACCAGAACTGAAATTAAAACTGAGCCCGATGCGGTTGATGGCGATGGTTATTTGACTTCGtttaaatcaaataatccAGTAAAAAATAAGCATGACAAAAAGAAGACACAATCttctttgatgaatttcttTAAACCTAAATAA
- a CDS encoding DEHA2E06864p (similar to uniprot|P38149 Saccharomyces cerevisiae YBR281C), whose protein sequence is MAFNGNIHEAEYVPIPARVRLPINSTSESSVSTPARIPTPVKSPNLTVANLSSDNSTNVPVDRFPNLIHKWSHTHSILCVVPSPKRNLIFCGTQNSKILVFDIVNYSLKYEIKCGNSDHSASILCLTIDESEDYLFSAGSDSLIKVWDLSMVNDNTNYPIHCTHIIYSLVDIGDVFSICWSDALSTLFIGAQNASILWCKLYLYSSTISDSQSTIDRMPHFRYDKFFDSKGPGGSINNLQSKHQILKSTSLETSNSVSPKLIEVNNDDIIRFAHNGYVYCMNYFNVEDTSNDFTKNYPTQFANLLITGGGDGLVIIWGVSCTNKKVSLQKLKILKNNESVLSMSIQDSYLYVGLSEPCINVWDLMTFQLIRSIHFSNSQQVKNNYDEVLSLGIYNDCIFKASNLGGLIKFSLKTDPPNMVPSDHGNLNPDRSSMVVITEEDDKYNAEFNKSSVENGSVLAVKIFTSTTGVTYLVSGGHKALCLWDITNLGSTNRHLSDANSLSSNLVDNENLLKSLKRFISYKTISKFPALYLEDSRRCSQFLTNLLVNLGATVTKLLPVPNSNPVVYSCFSSNSPDRPKQAKRILWYGHYDVVDATADSNSWSTDPFCLTARDGNLYARGVSDNKGPILAAIYAVSELFHNKELSCDVVFIIEGEEECGSIGFQDVIHENKELIGDIDWIMLSNSYWLDDETPCLNYGLRGVINASITINSDKPDRHSGVDGGVSKEPTMDLIQILGQLMNPFNNNIKIPNFYDDVLSLTDREIEIYQKIENTASTKNIKNQDFKSLMAKWRNPSLTIHNIQVSGPNNNTVIPQSAKASVSIRIVPNQDLEKIKKSLIKTLNDSFNKLETDNHLLINIFHEAEPWLGDPYNLVYKILYDKIRSNWGPEVPEPLFIREGGTIPSIRFLEKCFNACAAQIPCGQASDNAHLKDEKLRILNLFKLRDILADTLKELGSK, encoded by the coding sequence ATGGCGTTCAACGGTAACATTCATGAAGCAGAGTATGTACCAATTCCAGCTAGAGTGCGGTTACCCATAAATAGTACTTCGGAGTCGTCAGTGTCTACACCAGCACGAATTCCGACACCTGTCAAATCACCTAATTTGACCGTTGCTAATTTGAGCAGCGATAACTCAACAAATGTGCCTGTGGACAGATTTCCTAATTTAATCCATAAATGGTCGCATACTCACTCGATTTTATGTGTTGTTCCTTCTCCGAAACGTAATTTGATATTCTGTGGGACACAGAATTCGAAGATTTTAGTCTTTGACATAGTTAACTACAGTTTAAAGTACGAAATCAAGTGTGGCAATTCAGATCATTCAGCATCAATATTATGTTTAACGATAGACGAATCAGAGGACTATTTATTCAGTGCTGGGTCAGACTCGTTGATTAAGGTGTGGGATCTATCCATGGTTAATGACAACACCAACTATCCTATACATTGCACTCATATTATTTACCTGCTTGTCGATATAGGTGACGTTTTTTCTATATGCTGGTCTGATGCTTTATCGacattatttattggagCCCAAAATGCATCTATCTTATGgtgtaaattatatttatattcctCAACTATTTCTGATAGTCAGTCCACAATCGATAGAATGCCGCATTTTAGATACGATAAGTTTTTTGATTCAAAGGGACCGGGTGGctcaattaataatttgcaatCAAAACACCAGATTTTAAAGTCGACTTCTCTTGAGACATCGAATAGCGTATCACctaaattaattgaagttaacaatgatgatattatcAGATTTGCTCATAATGGGTATGTTTATTGTATGAATTACTTTAATGTTGAAGACACTTCAAATGACTTCACTAAAAACTACCCAACACAGTTTGcgaatttattaattacCGGTGGAGGGGATGGGCTAGTTATTATCTGGGGCGTTAGCTGTACTAATAAAAAAGTATCTCTTCAAAagttaaaaatattaaagaacAATGAGTCAGTTTTATCCATGTCTATTCAAGACTCTTACTTGTACGTTGGCTTATCAGAACCATGTATCAATGTTTGGGATTTAATGACATTCCAATTAATTCGATCAATTCATTTCTCCAATTCTCAACAGgtcaaaaataattacGATGAAGTCTTGAGTTTGGGGATATATAATGATTGTATTTTTAAAGCATCAAATTTAGGCGGATTAATAAAGTTTTCCTTGAAAACTGATCCCCCAAACATGGTTCCTAGCGACCATGGAAATCTTAATCCGGATAGATCATCGATGGTGGTTATTACCGAAGAAGACGATAAGTATAATGCggaattcaataaatccaGTGTTGAAAATGGAAGTGTACTTGCTGTAAAAATTTTTACTTCGACAACAGGTGTCACTTATTTGGTTTCTGGAGGCCATAAAGCACTTTGTCTTTGGGATATTACTAATTTGGGAAGTACTAATAGACATCTTTCAGACGCCAACAGCTTATCGTCTAATTTGGTGGATAACgaaaatttgttaaaatcTTTAAAGAGATTTATCTCATACAAGACAATTCTGAAATTTCCTGCGTTATACTTAGAAGATTCTCGTCGTTGTTCTCAAtttttaacaaatttattaGTAAACTTAGGTGCAACTGTAACTAAATTGTTACCAGTGCCTAATAGTAATCCTGTTGTTTATTCATGCTTCTCAAGCAATTCTCCAGATAGACCCAAACAAGCGAAGAGAATTCTTTGGTATGGGCATTATGATGTTGTTGATGCAACGGCTGATTCAAACTCTTGGTCAACCGATCCATTTTGTCTCACTGCAAGAGATGGTAATTTGTATGCTCGTGGGGTTTCTGATAATAAGGGTCCTATTTTGGCTGCAATATATGCGGTATCAGAATTATTTCACAACAAGGAACTTAGTTGTGATGTTGTATTTATAATCGAGGGTGAGGAAGAATGTGGTTCTATTGGATTTCAGGATGTGATTCACGAAAATAAGGAATTGATTGGAGATATTGATTGGATTATGTTATCTAATTCGTATTGGCTTGACGATGAAACGCCTTGCCTCAACTATGGTTTGAGAGGAGTTATCAATGCATCTATCACAATAAATTCCGATAAACCCGACAGACATTCTGGTGTAGATGGGGGCGTCCTGAAAGAGCCAACAATGGACTTGATTCAAATCCTAGGTCAATTAATGAATCCatttaataacaatattaaGATTCCTAACTTCTATGACGATGTGCTATCATTAACCGATAGAGAAATAGAAATTTATCAGAAGATTGAGAACACAGCGTCTACGAAGAATATTAAGAATCAAGATTTTAAGTCTTTAATGGCGAAGTGGAGAAACCCTTCATTGACTATTCATAATATTCAAGTCTCAGGcccaaataataatactgTCATTCCTCAGCTGGCTAAAGCATCTGTTTCAATTCGTATAGTTCCTAATCAGGATCTAGAAAAGATTAAAAAACTGTTGATTAAGACATTAAATGATTCGTTTAACAAACTAGAAACTGATAATCATTTACTAATAAACATTTTCCACGAAGCTGAACCCTGGCTTGGTGATCCATATAACTTGGTGtataaaattctttatgATAAAATTCGCTCGAATTGGGGGCCAGAGGTTCCTGAACCATTATTTATTCGTGAAGGAGGTACGATTCCCTCGATTAGGTTCCTAGAGAAGTGTTTCAATGCATGCGCTGCCCAAATTCCATGTGGACAAGCGAGTGATAATGCCCATttaaaagatgaaaaattgaggATTCTTAATTTGTTCAAGTTGAGAGATATCTTGGCTGATAcattaaaagaattaggcagtaaatag
- a CDS encoding DEHA2E06996p (similar to uniprot|P38992 Saccharomyces cerevisiae YDR297W SUR2 Sphingosine hydroxylase), with product MNSIPINFMPPENFSNVMWQSYEPVVSLSLKKNLIAGIPDGVLALVAPIIAYWGYATVFHIIDVYELAEKYRIHPSEEEEARNKATLKDVVKDVVIQHIIQTVVGGTFFLFDPPQTTGHEWMIMWNLRQKYVPLFVPDNVVWVGYMYGWTFLRICIAIGIIDTWQYWLHRIMHINKTLYRKFHSRHHRLYVPYAYGALYNDPVEGFLLDTLGTGIATIVTNLSHRESIILFTFATLKTVDDHCGYRLPFDIFQIIFPNNSLYHDIHHQTWGVKNNFSQPFFTFWDKLNKTDYKFVNEYKSMQDHITLTKYREFLANKQRKPNKKPVNTEPEKKKDI from the coding sequence ATGAATAGTATACCTATTAATTTTATGCCACCGGAGAATTTCTCGAACGTGATGTGGCAATCATACGAGCCAGTGGTTAGTCTCAGCTTGAAAAAGAACTTAATAGCGGGTATACCAGATGGGGTGTTGGCATTGGTTGCACCTATTATAGCATATTGGGGGTACGCTACGGTTTTCCACATTATTGATGTTTACGAGTTGGCGGAAAAATACAGGATACATCCtagtgaagaagaagaagcaagGAATAAAGCGACATTGAAGGATGTGGTTAAGGATGTTGTGATACAGCATATTATTCAGACGGTTGTGGGAGGcacattcttcttgttcgACCCACCACAGACCACGGGACACGAGTGGATGATTATGTGGAACTTGAGGCAGAAATATGTGCCGTTGTTCGTTCCGGATAACGTGGTTTGGGTGGGCTACATGTACGGATGGACGTTTTTGAGGATTTGTATTGCGATAGGCATCATCGATACATGGCAATACTGGCTCCACCGGATAATGCATATCAACAAGACGTTGTACAGGAAATTTCATTCGAGACACCACAGATTATATGTTCCGTATGCGTACGGGGCGTTGTACAATGATCCCGTAGAAGGGTTTCTCTTGGATACGCTTGGAACGGGTATTGCGACCATCGTCACCAATTTGTCTCATCGTGAGTCGATTATCTTGTTTACTTTTGCCACATTGAAGACGGTAGACGACCATTGTGGGTATCGCTTGCCATTTGATATATTCCAGATTATTTTCCCCAATAATTCTCTCTACCATGAcattcatcatcagacaTGGGGTGTGAAAAACAACTTTTCTCAACCCTTCTTCACATTTTGGgataaattgaacaagACTGACTATAAGTTCGTCAACGAATACAAATCCATGCAAGATCACATCACCTTAACGAAATATAGAGAATTTTTGGCCAacaaacaaagaaaacCTAATAAAAAACCTGTTAATACTGAAccagaaaagaagaaagatatTTAA
- a CDS encoding DEHA2E06908p (similar to CA1873|IPF6696 Candida albicans IPF6696) has product MKVSTTTLATVIACTTAVSAAPATYESSVQKRADIDQLAEALRELQSFNEKRDTLSTHLEKREYEIVTKVLASLNDTGMAPKVIHYLATNEKLQPVVVKTLVAVIKAGAMNLTGLFKALDESNLVTKVVNDLISDCQLYVSLFDVAKKIIANLEKKVESLVKEGISKLSQRDLEVIQHQKRSSSQLQPAAEFDKRDLNDVVVNLLDSLGESGLASSVVKSIATDPSYLPFAIDLVKEVMASGALSVSQLISAVKGSNLVGNLLEQILTVDTFKTVATNAFAAFFGDCPGATSVISVDGATSTSSSGSSGSDSNSGSGSGSGSSSGSTSGKGTTANPCKKKRRRRSYNY; this is encoded by the coding sequence ATGAAGGTATCAACTACTACGCTCGCTACTGTCATAGCATGTACTACTGCTGTTAGTGCAGCTCCAGCTACTTATGAATCATCCGTTCAAAAAAGAGCTGatattgatcaattggCTGAAGCCTTAAGAGAGCTTCAATCTTTCAATGAAAAGAGAGATACTCTTAGTACTCACTTAGAGAAAAGAGAATATGAGATAGTCACAAAAGTCTTAGCTTCTTTGAATGATACTGGAATGGCTCCAAAGGTTATCCATTACCTTGCtacaaatgaaaaattgcaacCGGTTGTCGTCAAGACATTGGTCGCTGTCATTAAGGCTGGTGCTATGAACTTAACTGGTTTATTTAAGGCTTTAGATGAATCAAACTTAGTCACAAAGGTCGTTAACGATCTTATTTCAGATTGTCAGTTATATGTTTCGTTATTTGACGTTGCCAAAAAGATTATTGCCAATTTGGAAAAGAAGGTCGAATCTTTAGTTAAAGAAGGTATCTCCAAGTTAAGCCAAAGAGACTTAGAAGTTATACAACATCAAAAGAGATCTTCATCGCAATTACAACCTGCCGcagaatttgataagaGAGACCTCAATGACGTTGTTGTTAACTTGTTAGATTCCTTAGGAGAATCCGGTTTAGCAAGTTCTGTTGTCAAATCTATTGCCACTGACCCAAGTTACCTTCCATTCGCTATTGACTTAGTCAAGGAAGTTATGGCTAGTGGTGCTTTGTCAGTATCACAGCTTATTAGTGCTGTTAAGGGTTCTAACTTAGTCGGTAACTTATTAGAACAAATATTGACTGTTGATACCTTCAAGACTGTTGCTACCAACGCGTTTGCAGCTTTCTTTGGTGACTGTCCTGGTGCTACTTCCGTTATCTCTGTCGACGGTGCTACTTCTACCAGTTCTTCAGGTAGTTCCGGCTCTGATTCTAACTCAGGTTCAGGTTCAGGTTCCGGTTCTAGTTCAGGTTCGACCTCCGGAAAGGGTACAACTGCTAACCCATgtaagaagaagagaagaagaagatccTACAATTATTAA
- a CDS encoding DEHA2E06974p (similar to uniprot|P32643 Saccharomyces cerevisiae YER175C TMT1 Trans-aconitate methyltransferase), with protein MSTYSESNFNTTHYNSARPSYPDEFYNTLIEYHDSTNSAHELALDIGCGSGFVAFKLIDFFEKVIGTDISSTMVNQCRKTAKPGKNIQFLVGSAEQAPPEIQENSVDLITGAECCHWVDHEKFFKESFRILKPGGTLAYWFYKDPIFIGHDKANEIYTNYTYNSSMEMNKDDTFERYMGPYYQQPGHDYLRTLMKEIEVPTKYYKNVVRHEYDPVHHGADSTKTTLYISKKITLPAFLNYVKSWSAYHTWMTEHGSKYDIAEAFVNELKEAMNWDDTFEFEVVWATVYTFAKKK; from the coding sequence ATGTCTACGTATTCTGAATCTAATTTTAACACTACTCACTACAATCTGGCCAGGCCATCGTATCCGGATGAGTTCTACAATACATTAATCGAGTATCATGACTCTACCAACTCTGCACACGAGCTAGCATTGGACATCGGATGCGGATCGGGGTTCGTCGCTTTCAAGcttattgatttcttcgAAAAAGTGATTGGTACTGATATTTCTAGCACTATGGTGAACCAATGCCGCAAAACGGCGAAGCCAGgcaaaaatattcaatttcttgtagGTTCTGCAGAACAGGCCCCTCCTGAGATACAGGAAAATTCGGTTGACTTGATCACCGGTGCTGAGTGCTGCCATTGGGTTGATCACGAAAagtttttcaaagaatccTTTAGGATCTTGAAACCCGGCGGAACCTTGGCCTACTGGTTTTATAAGGATCCGATCTTCATTGGTCACGACAAGGCCAACGAGATTTATACAAATTACACCTATAATTCTTCCATGGAAATGAATAAAGACGACACCTTTGAGAGGTACATGGGCCCTTATTACCAGCAGCCAGGCCATGACTACTTGCGGACGttaatgaaagaaattgagGTCCCAACTAAGTATTACAAAAACGTCGTAAGACATGAATACGACCCAGTACACCATGGTGCTGACAGTACAAAGACAACTCTCTATATTTCCAAAAAGATCACTCTCCCAgcatttttgaattatgtCAAAAGTTGGAGTGCATATCATACCTGGATGACGGAACATGGAAGCAAATATGACATTGCTGAAGCTTTTGTTAATGAACTAAAGGAAGCAATGAATTGGGATGACACGTTTGAATTCGAAGTAGTCTGGGCCACCGTTTACACGTTTGCTAAAAAGAAATGA